Proteins from a single region of Juglans microcarpa x Juglans regia isolate MS1-56 chromosome 5S, Jm3101_v1.0, whole genome shotgun sequence:
- the LOC121268419 gene encoding calcium-binding protein CBP-like — MSGHPNHPPSYGYGAPPGNQPHGSSPYETPPPQGYATPYGAPPGSQPYGSSPYGAPPPQHQPQPHSQSPYAPVAQPYGAAPQASPYDHKPPKEQASSAASGYPPSVPNYSSPFASLVPSNFPPGTDPNVVACFGIADQDGSGIIDDKELQRALSSYNQSFSLRTVHLLMYLFTNSNARKIGPKEFTAVFYSLQSWRDIFERFDRDRSGKIDSNELREALQSLGFAVSPLVLDLLVSKFDKTGGKSKAIEYDNFIECCLTVKGLTEKFKEKDKAYSGSASFTYEAFMLTVLPFLIA, encoded by the exons ATGTCGGGACACCCAAACCATCCTCCCAGCTACGGCTACGGTGCGCCGCCTGGAAACCAACCCCATGGCTCCTCCCCCTACGAGACACCCCCACCACAGGGCTACGCCACCCCCTATGGCGCGCCGCCTGGAAGCCAACCCTATGGCTCCTCCCCCTACGGGGCACCTCCACCGCAACACCAACCACAGCCACACAGCCAGTCCCCCTACGCCCCCGTGGCCCAACCCTACGGCGCCGCCCCCCAGGCCTCGCCCTACGACCACAAGCCCCCCAAGGAACAAGCTTCCTCCGCCGCCTCTGGATATCCCCCATCGGTGCCGAACTATTCCAGCCCGTTCGCGTCACTGGTGCCCTCCAACTTCCCGCCCGGCACCGATCCCAACGTAGTCGCTTGCTTCGGGATTGCTGACCAAGATGGCAGCGGGATTATCGACGATAAGGAGTTGCAGAGGGCGCTGTCTTCTTACAATCAGAGCTTCAGCTTGAGGACCGTCCATCTTCTCATGTACCTCTTCACCAATTCCAACGCCAGGAAAATCG GACCTAAGGAGTTCACTGCAGTGTTTTACAGTCTTCAGAGTTGGAGG GACATTTTTGAGAGATTTGATAGGGACAGGAGTGGCAAGATTGATTCTAATGAGTTGCGAGAGGCACTTCAGAGTCTGGGATTTGCTGTCTCGCCGCTGGTTTTAGATCTTCTTGTGTCTAAGTTCGATAAAACTGGAGGCAAAAGCAAGGCCATTGAATATGATAATTTCATCGA GTGCTGTCTGACAGTTAAG GGACTAACTGAGAAATTCAAGGAGAAAGACAAAGCATACTCTGGTTCAGCAAGTTTCACTTATGAGGCCTTCATGCTGACTGTTCTGCCCTTCCTGATTGCATAG
- the LOC121268420 gene encoding alpha carbonic anhydrase 4-like, which yields MLFHANLTTIFLFLASLILSSNHLISIALESEVDDESPFTYTEGTDQGPNNWSQIDPHWKACGHGKMQSPIDLLDRRVQVFPALGKLKRDYKAAPAVARNRGHDITVVWKGNAGEININGTNYKLQQCHWHSPSEHTFNGSRYELELHVVHLSSNGEIAVVGIVYKYGHPDPFLSELFHHIKSVGEEEKDLGIVNPGLIKFGSRKYYRYIGSLTVPPCTEGVIWTMVKKVRTVSREQVAALREAVHDGFEANARPTQQSDSIAVEFYTPRVNGGST from the exons ATGCTCTTCCACGCCAACCTCACGACCATCTTTCTCTTTCTCGCTTCTCTCATCCTATCATCCAACCACTTGATCTCCATCGCTCTTGAGTCTGAAGTGG atGATGAGAGTCCATTTACTTACACCGAGGGAACTGATCAAGGGCCAAACAATTGGAGCCAAATCGATCCACATTGGAAAGCTTGTGGTCATGGGAAAATGCAGTCTCCTATTGATCTTTTGGACAGAAGGGTGCAGGTTTTTCCTGCTCTGGGAAAATTAAAAAGGGATTACAAAGCAGCTCCTGCTGTTGCTAGGAACAGGGGACACGACATTACA GTGGTATGGAAAGGGAATGCAGGAGAAATTAACATAAATGGGACTAACTACAAGCTGCAACAGTGTCATTGGCATTCACCCTCTGAGCATACATTCAATGGATCAAG GTATGAATTGGAGCTCCACGTAGTTCATTTAAGCTCCAATGGAGAGATAGCTGTTGTTggaattgtttataaatatggCCACCCTGATCCCTTCCTTTCAGAG CTGTTCCACCACATAAAATCagtaggagaagaagagaaagattTGGGGATTGTTAACCCAGGACTAATTAAATTTGGGAGCAGAAAGTATTACAGATACATTGGTTCTCTTACAGTTCCTCCATGCACTGAGGGTGTTATATGGACAATGGTCAAGAAG GTGAGGACGGTTTCAAGGGAGCAAGTGGCTGCTTTAAGGGAAGCTGTTCATGAT GGTTTTGAGGCAAATGCAAGGCCAACTCAACAATCAGATTCAATAGCAGTTGAGTTTTACACTCCAAGGGTGAATGGAGGTTCTACTTAG
- the LOC121268418 gene encoding eukaryotic translation initiation factor 3 subunit E: MASYDLTPRIAPNLDRHLVFPLLEFLQERHLYEDEQILKSKIELLNRTNMVDYAMDIHKNLYHAEDVPQDMVERRVEVVARLKALEEAAAPLVAFLQNPSAVQELRADKLYNLQMLNERYQIGTEQIEALYQYAKFQFECGNYSGAADYLYQYRALCTNNERSLSALWGKLAAEILMQNWDIALEELNRLKEIIDSKSFSSPMNQVQSRIWLMHWSLFIFFNHDNGRTQIIDLFNQDKYLNTIQTSAPHLLRYLATAFIVNKRRRPQFKDFIKVIQQEQHSYKDPITEFLACVYVNYDFDGAKKKMRECEEVILNDPFLGKRVEEGNFSTVPLRDEFLENARLFIFETYCRIHQCIDMGVLAEKLNLNYEEAERWIVNLIRSSKLDAKIDSQSGTVIMEPNYPNVYEQLIDHTKALSGRTYKLVSQLLEQTQAQVAR, from the exons ATGGCGAGCTACGACCTGACCCCAAGGATTGCGCCGAACCTGGACCGGCACTTGGTCTTCCCACTCCTGGAGTTTCTGCAGGAGCGTCATCTCTACGAGGATGAGCAGATCCTGAAATCGAAGATAGAGCTCCTCAACAGGACCAACATGGTCGACTACGCCATGGACATCCACAAGAACCTCTACCACGCCGAAGACGTTCCCCAAG ATATGGTGGAGAGAAGGGTGGAGGTTGTGGCTAGGCTCAAGGCTCTGGAGGAAGCAGCAGCGCCTCTTGTGGCGTTTTTGCAGAACCCGAGTGCCGTGCAGGAGCTCAGGGCTGACAAGCTGTACAATCTTCAAATGCTCAACGAGCGATACCag ATAGGAACAGAACAGATAGAGGCGCTATATCAGTATGCCAAATTTCAGTTTGAATGTGGAAACTACTCTGGAGCTGCTGACTATCTTTATCAGTATAGGGCCTTATGCACAAATAACGAAAGGAGTCTGAGTGCATTGTGGGGAAAGCTTGCAGCTGAGATTCTGATGCAAAATTGGGACATTGCTCTTGAAGAGCTCAATCGGTTGAAAGAAATTATTGACTCAAag AGTTTTTCTTCACCAATGAATCAGGTGCAAAGTAGAATATGGTTAATGCACTGGAGCCTCTTCATCTTTTTCAATCATGACAATGGAAGAACACAGATCATTGACTTGTTTAACCAGGATAA GTATCTTAACACAATTCAAACAAGTGCTCCCCATCTTTTACGTTACTTAGCCACTGCATTTATTGTGAACAAAAGGAGACGACCTCAATTCAAAGATTTTATAAAGGTTATTCAGCAAGAGCAGCACTCTTACAAAGATCCTATTACAGAGTTTTTAGCATGTGTGTATGTCAACTATGACTTTGACGGTGCAAAAAAGAAGATGAGGGAATGTGAAGAA GTAATATTGAATGATCCCTTCCTTGGCAAACGGGTTGAAGAAGGCAACTTTTCTACTGTACCACTGAGAGATGAGTTTCTTGAAAATGCCCGCCTATTTATCTTTGAGACCTATTGCCGTATACATCAGTGCATTGACATGGG AGTGCTTGCggagaaattgaatttgaattatGAGGAGGCTgagagatggattgtgaatctTATCCGGAGCTCAAAACTCGATGCTAAGATTGACTCTCAGTCAGGAACTGTGATCATGGAACCCAATTATCCCAACGT GTACGAGCAGCTAATAGACCACACCAAGGCACTCTCAGGACGTACTTACAAGTTGGTCAGTCAGCTTCTGGAACAAACACAGGCACAGGTTGCGCGTTAA